A window of the Cannabis sativa cultivar Pink pepper isolate KNU-18-1 chromosome X, ASM2916894v1, whole genome shotgun sequence genome harbors these coding sequences:
- the LOC115721468 gene encoding uncharacterized protein LOC115721468, with translation MEFATVTLLKDTIREYFIVNDMEFVFIANESNRVRVKCKAPGCKWMLFASLINKIEGKTMKVKKLENEHTCGMVFNNKKVNSAWIVKHFLDEFRLDPNMQYSTFRERVSKTKFSRGFSFYRAKRRAMAMLLGSVNEQYAILDDYCKKLLETNPGSTVKLKTKMACKDGWLGGCRPLIGLDGCFLKGYGRGILLAAIGIDGNNSMFPIAYSVVEKENTEIWTWFLEFLHDELENMNPIKITMMSDRQKGLEKAVAAIFIGCEVRFCVRHLHANFKKEYTGLLLNQLLWAAANTTTQAEFERAMAEIKEVSIGAYNWLLGKPPSQWSKSHISEYPKCDILLNNLCESFNAAILEARDKPIITLLEKIRFWLMSRFYNKKLELEKWTNPVGKRILKIIEKNTEVGKKCLVTRSGNYEFEVTCNNGSQMAVDLEAKTCKCRRFQLSGIPCGHALASIWFTNGNRFDYVHVFYKKESLEKTYLGSVHPMPSPNMWPKIVGNPIDPPPETKLPGRRKKARRRDAEEPPPGSKKARRT, from the exons ATGGAGTTTGCAACTGTTACACTTTTGAAGGATACTATAAGGGAGTACTTCATTGTGAATGATATGGAATTTGTCTTCATTGCAAATGAATCAAACAGAGTAAGGGTTAAATGCAAGGCCCCAGGTTGTAAGTGGATGTTGTTTGCTTCACTGATCAACAAAATCGAAGGCAAGACAATGAAGGTGAAAAAACTTGAGAATGAGCACACTTGTGGCATGGTTTTCAACAATAAAAAAGTGAACTCCGCTTGGATTGTAAAGCATTTTCTTGATGAATTTAGACTTGATCCGAACATGCAATATTCTACATTTAGGGAGAGGGTTTCAAAGACCAAATTCTCACgtggattttctttttatagagCCAAGAGGAGGGCTATGGCGATGTTGCTTGGATCTGTTAACGAACAATATGCCATTCTTGATGATTACTGTAAGAAATTGCTAGAAACTAATCCGGGATCCACTGTGAAATTGAAGACTAAAATG GCATGTAAAGATGGGTGGTTAGGTGGTTGTAGACCTCTAATTGGGCTTGATGGCTGCTTTTTGAAAGGTTATGGTAGAGGAATTCTATTGGCTGCAATAGGAATCGATGGGAATAACTCCATGTTTCCCATTGCATATTCTGTTGTAGAGAAGGAGAACACTGAAATTTGGACTTGGTTCTTGGAATTTTTGCACGATGAGCTTGAGAATATGAATCCTATCAAGATAACAATGATGAGTGACCGTCAAAAAGGTCTTGAAAAAGCAGTGGCAGCTATCTTCATAGGATGTGAGGTCAGATTTTGTGTTAGACATCTTCATGCTAACTTTAAAAAGGAATATACAGGGCTACTGCTTAATCAACTTCTCTGGGCAGCAGCTAATACTACAACTCAAGCTGAGTTTGAACGTGCTATGGCTGAAATCAAGGAAGTCTCTATAGGTGCTTACAATTGGCTTTTAGGGAAACCACCATCTCAATGGAGCAAGTCACATATATCGGAGTATCCAAAATGTGATATTTTGTTGAATAATCTATGTGAGAGCTTTAATGCAGCAATACTTGAAGCTCGTGACAAGCCAATTATCACTTTGCTAgagaaaattaggttttggttGATGTCTCGATTTTACAACAAGAAACTAGAGTTGGAGAAGTGGACTAATCCCGTGGGAAagagaattttaaaaattattgaaaagaacACAGAGGTTGGAAAAAAATGTTTGGTGACCAGGTCTGGCAACTACGAGTTTGAGGTGACATGCAACAATGGTAGTCAAATGGCCGTGGATTTGGAAGCTAAGACATGCAAATGTAGGAGGTTTCAATTATCAGGGATCCCATGCGGCCATGCCCTGGCTTCAATTTGGTTCACAAATGGTAATAGGTTTGATTATGTGCATGTATTCTATAAAAAAGAATCCTTGGAAAAAACTTATCTAGGAAGTGTGCATCCTATGCCTAGTCCGAATATGTGGCCAAAGATTGTAGGCAACCCAATTGATCCACCACCTGAAACAAAGTTACCTGGAAGACGTAAAAAAGCTAGGAGAAGAGATGCAGAAGAACCTCCACCTGGTTCCAAAAAAGCTCGAAGAACATGA